TTGGCCATCTCCCTGAGGTACGCGTTGCCGACCTTCCAGAAGCAGTTTCTGCATGCTATGGCATGGCCCATACGAGAAAGAATGACAGCCGTGTCTTTCGCCACCTCACCATGTGCTATCTGCATGTTGCTGGTATCCAGGAAGTGAGCGTGGCCTCCAAGCTGAGTGATACCAGCCTCCATGGAGTTTCTCGTCCTGGTGGACTGTTCGAAGAACATCAAAAAGACCGTCTTGTTGGGCAGGTATATGGTGGGTCTATCCACGGCAAAAGCTCTTTTCAGTTCGTACGAACACTCCAAAAGGGTCTCTATCTCCTCCTTGGTCCACTCAGTCAAAGTAATAAAATGTTTCCCTCTGAAAATCGTCTGCATTTTCTTTTCCCTCCTACTTTCTTCATGTTTTTAATAATTCTGAACATATATGGAAGGAATGACTGCGTACATCGCTGCAGCCTTCACCAGCTCATCCTTCCATGTTCTCTCGTTTGGAGCATGCGCCTGATCCTCATGTCCAGGCCCAAACCCTATACATGGGATGCCGTATCTTCCCATTATGGAAACGCCGTTGGTTGAAAATCCCCATTTGTCCACAAAGGGGTCCTGACCAAAAAGGTTCTTATAGGCCTTTATGGTTGCTTGACACGCCGGGTGTTCCTCCTCAAGGACCCATGCAGGGAAGTAACACTCGGTGGGATAAACCAATCCGGTATAGGAAGGTTTATCGTAGCTGTACATGGAGACTTCCGCGCCGCTTTCTTTTACGGAAGGTAGGTTGCGTATCTCTTGGAGGGCCTTTTCCCATGTCTCTCCCCACGTAAGTCTTCTGTCGATGGATATCCAGCAGCTGTCTGCGACGGCACATCTTGACGGGGAGGTGAAGAATATCTCAGAGACCGTAAGGCTACCCTTGCCAAGGAACGGGTCTTCGTGCAGGTTTTCGTGAAGGGCCCTCAGCTCTTGAAGTATGGGAGCCATCTTGTAAATTGCGTTGTCTCCTCTTTCCGGGACTGACCCATGACAGCTAAGACCTTTGGTCTTGACTTTTATTTCCATCCTGCCTCGCTGTCCCCTATAGATATTGAGGGACGTGGGCTCAGTTATAACAACGAACTCAGGCCTTATTCCATCTTCCTCTATGATGTACTGCCAGCAAAGTCCATCGCAGTCTTCCTCCTGAACCGTTCCCGTAACCAATAGGGTATAGTCGTCCTCCAAACCCAGGTCCTTTATGATTCGGGCCGCATAAACCATGGAGGCCATGCCTCCTTCCTGGTCGCTGGTACCCCTTCCGACTATTACCTGGTCATCCTCGTAACCCTCATAGGGATCTACCTCCCATAGGCTCAAATCCCCCACTCCTACGGTATCTATGTGGGCGTCCATGGCTATGAGCCTTAAGCCCTTGCCCACGTAACCCAAAATGTTACCCATGGGGTCTATTTCAACCTTATCGAAACCTACCTTTTCCATCTCTTCTTTGATGCGAAGGATCACATCCCTTTCCTGACAGCTTTCGCTAGGTATGGCCACCATGTCGCGGAGGAACTGGGAGATGTCCTTTCTGTATTCTTCCGCTTTTTTCAGCACCTTATCAAACTCCACGATCGATCATTCTCCTTTCCTGGTTTTAAGAGACTAGTAAGCTTTTCCTCACCAAGGCGCGTAGCCCATGAGCCTTGGGAGGAAAAGGGGTATACCGGGAAATACAGTTATCAATATGAGAACAGAAACCACAACAAGAATAAAAGGGAATATCTCTCTGCTCAGCTGCTCTATGGTCAGCCTACTTATGCCACAGGCTACGAACAGGCACGCCCCCACCGGCGGAGTCATCAAGGCTATGTTGAGGGAAAGAACCATTATTATGCCGAAATGGAGGGGATGAAAGCCCATCTTCACGGCCAACGGGTGAAGGATGGGACCAAGGATTATGAGAGCCGCCGCTATGTCCATGAACATTCCTACGAAAAGCAGAAGAAGGAGTATCATTCCCATGACAACCCATTTGTTGGTGCTTATACCCAACATAAGATTAGCGACCTTTTCCGGAATCTGCTCCATGGTGAGCACCCACCCCAATATGGAGGCAGCAGCTATTACCAAGAAAACCACTCCGGTAGTTCTGGCCATCTTGATGAAAATGGGAACCAGGTCTCTCACGGTTATGCTTCGATATACTACGAAGCCCACGAACAAGGCATAGGCAACAGCTACCGCCGCAGCCTCCGTCGGGGTAAAAACACCGCTTAGAATTCCACCCAGGATGATTATGGGCATAAGGAGAGCCACAAAGGCCTCCTTAAAGGCAAGGATCATCTCTTTCAGCGTAGCCCGTCTTTGACCGACGGGATAACCTCTCTTTTTGGATATCCTCGCAGTTAGTATCATCAGTGCTACGGCAACCAGTATCCCCGGAAGGATGCCTGCCAAAAACAACCCAGCTATGGAGACCTGCATGAACGCCCCGTAGATGACCATTATGTTGGAGGGAGGGATTGTGGGCCCTATGATTGATGAAGACGCTGTAACTGCCGCAGAAAAATCCTTGTCGTACCCTTCCTCAACCATGGCTGGAATAAGCATGGAGCCTATAGCTGCTGTATCGCTTACGGCTGCTCCAGTAAGTCCGGCAAAGAACACCGAGGCCACTATATTTGCATGTGCAAGCCCACCCTGAAGGTGCCCCACAAGTACGTTGCTGAACTTTACGAGCTTCTGAGTGATACCCGTCTTGTTCATTATGTCTCCAGCCAAGATGAAAAAGGGCATGGCCATGAGGGTGAACATATCCACTCCCGCAAAATATCGCTGGGGCACTAACTGAAGTATGGAGGGAACGTTCATCTTGAGCATGGAAAGAAGTCCAGTAACCCCCAAGACAAAGCCTATGGGCATGCCCACTACGAGAAATATCACGAACACGGCAGTTATAAAGCCAGTCATCGCCCATCCCCCTTTAGAGTGGGTTCATCAAACTCTAGGTTTTCCTCCCTTTTAACCGTCGCAACTATATCCTCGGCCATAAGGATCTCGTCCAGGTCTTTGCGTCTTATGTCCAGGATCATCTTGCAGATCAGCATGACTATGCAAAGGAGGGCACTCACAGGAACAGACATGAGCCACCAGTACATGCTAGTGTTAAGAGCCGTCGAAAGCTGCGCTTTGCCTCCCTCTGCCATTTTGAAACCGTAGACCACAAGGATATAGAGGAAAAACAAGATGAAGGCATTTGAGATGAATATTATCCCCTTGGCCAAAAGCCTCGGCAGCTTCTTTACGAACATGGTTACACCTACGTGCTCATGCCGCCAGATGCAAGGCGCAACGGCAAGGAGGGCCATCCAGATCATCATGTACCTTGAAAATTCCTCAGTCCAACTCAAGGGAGAGACAAACACGTAACGGAACAAAACCCCCAAAAGAACGGTGAAGGTCATGATAACCGAGAGGATCAAAAGGGGAACCTCAAGGGCCTTCTCCAAGGCGTTACCTATTGTCTCTGCGGCTTTAAATATGGACATATTATCCTTTTTGGGCATTTCTCATTTTTTCTAGGGAAAAGTAGGGCGTACGCCCTACTTTTCCTCCTTCACTATCTCGCTGATGGAGTCCAGATACTTGTTGGCAAGCTCCACACCTTCGTCTCCATAAGTGCTCTTGATGAACTCCATAGCCGCTTTCCTTCCTATCTCCCTGAACTGCTCAAGAGCCTCAGGAGTAGGAGTATAAATCTCCATTCCTGCAGCCTGAAGGGCTGGCAGTCCCTTATCAGAGGCCTCTATTATCCTGTTAAGGCCTCTACCAGCAACGATCGCAGTCATGGCCGCACCGTCCACTATGGATTTTTCCTTGTCCGTAAGCCCCTCATAGAAATCTTTGTTCATGACCCAACAGTAGGTGCTGTAGAGGTGGTTGGTAAGTGTAAGATATTTCTGCACTTCATAGAGTTTCCCTGTGAGTATTATGGGTATGGGGTTGTGCTGTCCGTCTACCACACCGGTCTGGAGCGCCGTATAGACTTCCGCCCAGGCAACAGGTGTTGCGGCAGCTCCATAAGCCTTCATCAGGTTCTGGTGAGAAGGCAAGGTCATGGTCCTCATCTTCAATCCCTTCATGTCATCAACGGTCTTTATGGGACGCTTGCTGTTGGTCAGCTGGAAGAATCCTCCCGCCTCTCCAAAGCCTAAAACCTTGAATCCCGCCTTTTTCTCTATGTCTGAAGCTAGGTACTGACCGAAGGGGCCATCAAAGAGCTTCCAAGCCACATTGTAATCGGGAATGGCAAAGGGTATATCCAAGACGCTGTACAGGGGATAGAAGGAGGCCATTCCCCCTGCAGAGGCTATGTAGCTCTGCACGACTCCTACCTTGACCTGTTCCATGGTCTCCCGTTCGTTTCCAAGTTGCCCTGCAGGATAAATCTCCACCTTAAGTTCTCCGTTGCTCTGCGCCTCAACCATGCTCTTGAAAACAGCGGACATCGCAGCTGTTGCTACTTCAAAAGGCTGCTGCGGGTTCAAGTGAGACAATTTAATGGTCTTGGCCGCAAAGGCTCCGCTTGTTCCCACCATTATCATCACTGCAACCAATAACGCTACCCCAAACTTTCTCATACCTCATCCCTCCTCTTTTTCTCTACTGATCATCTTGGCTCTCCTAACCTCTTTTGTTCTCCCACTTCCACCTCCCCGCATGTGGGGTATTAAAGGTTGTCCAGCACTCCTGTCATCTCGTTGAAGGCCTTTATCTTTTCATCGATGAGAGGAGCCATTTTATGCACAGAGCCCCAGTAATTTTCCGCGTCATACCACTGGGCATTGAGCTCCTCGATATCCTTTCCTTGCTGCTCTATCCACGTATAGTACTTCAGGTTATGAATAGCTTTCTTGTCGTAATAAGTAAGCTCCTTCATCCAATCCACCGAAAGACCCATTATGTGTTTTTCAAAGTCAACGGCGGCCTGAACCTTGGTATAAGGGCCGAACTCTTCCTCTAGCTCCTTGATCCTGGAGCGGTACAGCTCCATACTGTCCGTGAAGACCGTAAGGATTATGTCCTTCTCCGTTAGTTCATAGTATTTGGCCATCTTGATGGCCATTATCACGTTGGCTGCACTTGATATGCCCATCAGGTGGAGCTTTTCCACAACTTCATCAGGGACTCCCTGTTCCTTCAAGAACTCCTTCCCTATAGGTTCGTTGAAAAGCCTGATCATGGCCATGCTGTCGGCATCGTCCACTGCTATCACCATGTCGGTGTTCTTGACGTTGTGTATCCAAGGAACGTGCTTGTCCCCTATACCCTCTATACGATGAGCTCCAAAACCGTTCATAAGGAGCGTGGGGCACTGAAGAGCTTCGCCAACGGCTATTTTGCTCCCTGGGTAGACGTCCTTCATGTAGTCACCGCACCCCAATGTTCCTGCTGAACCAGACGTCAAGGTCACGCCGAAGAACTTATCCTGAGGCCCTGCGACCTCCTTTACGACCTCTTCCATGGCATGTCCCGTAACCTCATAGTGCCACAGGTGGTTGCCCAGCTCCTCGAACTGATTAAATATAACTACGTTGTCCCTCGTTCTGCGGAGCTCCCACGTCTTGTCGAATATCTCCTTTACGTTGCTTTCGCTGCCAGGAGTGGCTATAACTTCCCCCGCCACGCTCTTCAGCCATTCAAAGCGCTCTTTGCTCATTCCTTCAGGAAGTATGGCTATGGATTCACAGCCTAAAAGCTGAGCGTTGTAAGCTCCTCCCCTACAGTAGTTTCCAGTAGAAGGCCACACAGCTTTCTGTGTCGTTGGGTCGAACTGACCGGTCACGAGGCGGGGAACCAAACAGCCAAAGGTAGCTCCAACCTTGTGTGCTCCCGTGGGGAACCACTTGCCGACTAAGGCTATTATCCTGGCCTTCACGCCCGTGAGCTCTGAAGGAAGCTCCAAGAAGTTGACTCCGTCGTACAGCCCCCCCTTGCTTTTGGGTTCGTTCTTCCAGGTTATCCTGAAAAGGTTGAGTGGGTTCACATCCCAAAGACCTACATCCTTCAGCTTTTCTTTGATTTTCTGAGGGATCTTTTCTGGATCCTTCATCTGTTCAAAAGTCGGTATTACAATGCCTCGTTCCTTTGCCCTTTCAACCGTCCTACGCAGCTGTTTTTCGTTAACAGTTAGGTCTATCAACTTACCCACTCCTTCCAAAATGTTCGTATCTACGAAGCCCTACAGCTCCCAACCACCGTAAAGCGGGAAGGCTCTGCACAGCTCCAAAACTTCCTCTCTTACTTTCTTCAGGTTTGCCTCATCGTCGGGAGCAGATGCAACTCTGTCCATCAGGTCGGCCAGGATCACCATCTCGCTGGGACCAAAGCCTCTACTGGTCACCGCTGGAGTTCCCACCCTGATGCCGCTTGTAATAAAGGGGCTTCGGGTCTCAAAGGGTATGGTGTTTTTGTTGACGGTTATCCCCGCCTTGTCCAAGGCTATTTCAAAATCCTTCCCTGTGATACCTCTATCAGTCAGATCCAGAAGCATCAGGTGGTTGTCCGTCCCCCCTGAAACCAGCCTGAAGCCTTTTTTAGACAGGGCATCAGCAAAAGCCTTGGCGTTTTCTACTATTTTCCTCTGATACTCCTTGAACTCGGGCTGCAGTGCTTCCTGGAAAGCCACCGCCTTGGCCGCTATTACATGCATCAGCGGTCCTCCCTGCATGCCGGGGAATATGGTCTTGTCAATAGCCTTGGCGTACTCCTCTTTGCACATGACCATACCGCCTCTGGGTCCCCGCAGGGTCTTGTGGGTCGTGGTGGTGACAAAGTCACACCACGGTATAGGATCTTTATGAAGGTCGGCAGCCACCAGACCGGCAATGTGGGCTATGTCGAACATTAGGTAAGCTCCCACCTTGTCCGCTATCTCGCGGAACTTTTCTGCGTCTATCTCCCTTGGGTAAGCACTGGCTCCGCACACTATCATCCTGGGCTTGTGCTCCAAGGCCAGGCGCTCTACCTCGTCGAAATCTATGGTCTCCGTCTCCCTTGAGACTCCGTAAGGCACCACGTTGTAAAGCTGCCCCGAGAAGTTGACCGGACTTCCGTGGGTCAGGTGCCCTCCGTGGGACAAGTTCATGGCTAAAATGGTGTCACCGGGCTTCAAGACCGAGAAGTAAACGGCCATGTTCGCCTGAGATCCCGAGTGAGGCTGGACGTTCACGTGATCGCAGCCGAAAAGCTTCTTGGCCCTATCCCGAGCCAGGTCCTCTGCCTGATCCACAAATTCGCATCCGCCGTAATACCTCTTCGCCGGATAGCCTTCAGCGTACTTATTGGTCAACACAGACCCCATTGCAGCCAACACAGCAGGGGATACCACGTTCTCGGAAGCTATGAGCTCTATGCCCTCCCTTTCTCTCTTGAGTTCCGCCTCTATCACGGAGGCTATCGCTGGATCGACCTTCCTCAAGTATTCAAAAGACCCCACAAACATTTCCATCACTCCCTTATATTACGTTTCTCTCTTTCAATGCCTTCTCTAACCCCAAAAGACAAGGCTCAGTAACTATAGGCTGCCCCACTGCCCTGCGGGCACCATCTATGTCCTTGAGCCCGTTGCCTGTCACCACTAACGCGACCCTTGCATCCTTGGGAAGCTTACCTTCCCGCGCGGCCTTTCGGAATCCCGCAAAAGCAGTAACGCCAGCAGGTTCCCCAAAGACCCCCGTTGTCCTGGCCAGTTCCGGTATGGCTGAAAGAATCTCATCATCCGATACCGCCAGCATATCACCTCCGCTGCTTCGAACACCGTTAAGAGCCTTGGCCCAGTTTCGCGGTGCCCCAACGGAGATACTGTCCGCGACGGTGGATGCCGGGCTAAATTCCACCCTCGGGGCCCCTTCTTTGAATGCCTTGTATATTGGGCTTGCGCCCTCCGCCTGAACTCCCACTATATGAGGCACTCGCTCCGTTAACCCAAGCTTCACCAAATCAGAAAACCCCTTATACAACCCGCTTATTATGCAACCATCTCCGACAGATACGAAAACAAAATCTGGCGCATCCCAATTCAGCTGCTCCGCTATCTCCATGGCACAGGTCTTTTTTCCTTCAACTAGGTAAGGGTTTATCGCACAATTACGATTATACCAGCCCCAGCGCTCTATTGCCTCGGTGGCCAGGTCAAAAGCTTTCTCGTATGTCCCCTTTACCAAAACCACACATGCACCGTACACCAGAAGCTGGGTGATTTTGGCCACCGGAGCGCTTTCGGGAACGAAGATAATGCTTTTAAGACCTGAGACTGCAGCAAATCCTGAAAGGGAACTTGCTGCGTTGCCAGTAGAAGCGCAAGCTATGACATCCCTTCCGTAATCCAGAGCCTTTGCAACGCCAACAGCGCTGGCACGGTCCTTCAGAGAGCCCGTAGGGTTGCGACCGTCGTCTTTCACGTAAACTTCTTTTACACCGTAAGTTCTGGCAAGCTTTTGGGAGCTGTAAAGGGGTGTCCAACCTGCCGCAAGAGGAGGAATGTTTTCGTCTTTCTCGACGGGCAGAACAGCCTTGTACCTCCAAAGAGAAAAATCATCGTTTTCTCTAAGCTTTTCTTTCGTTATCTCCTTTGCCGCCTTCTCGTAATCGTACAGCACGTGAAAAGTCCCATCCAAGCCGCAGTCAGGGCACGTATAAAGGTTCTCTTCTGGCTCATATTCTTTTCCGCAAATGGCACATTTTAGCAATTGAGGTTTTGCCACTTTATTTCACCTCTTTCGCCAAGAGGGCACCGCGGGATATACCGAAATATCCCTCGCAAGCCTTCTGGAGATGCTCTATCTCTATGTATTCATCATCCACGTGGGCAAGGGTCTCCAAGGACCCGCCAAAACCAACGGTTGGAATGTTAGCCTTTCCGGCGTAGTAGCTTCCGTTGGTACAGAAGTAGTAATGGGATATTTGGGGGTGTTGTCCCACGGATCGAAGCCCTTCAAGGGCAGCAACCACGAAGGGGTGATCCTCAGGAAATATCCAGCCGGGGGCGAACCGTTCAGCTATTATGGGCTCTCCGGTATAGCACCTATCCTCCCCTACGGCCAGACTGACCTTATACCTAAACTGAGGGTCATCTCTTTCGACTACTGAAAGGAGATCTTTTACCTGCTCTAGTACTTCATCCTTGACTTCACCTTCCAGCAATCTTCTGTCAAAGGTGCACCTACAACGGTCAGGCACCACACTGGCCCCCGGATAGGGATACGAAATGATGTCCGTTACTTCAAGAATTCCCTCCCCCAACACAGGGTGTCTTTTAGGCATGAATCCATCCTCTATGGCGAGAAGGGCTTTGGTCATCTTCTTTATGGCGTTTATCCCCACGGAGGGATTTGAGGAATGGGCGTTCTTGCCGTAGGTCTCAAGGACCACCTCGGCTCGGCCCCTTTGCCCTCGCTTCAGAGTCAAGCCAGAGGGTTCACCTATAACGACGCAATCAGGCCTGCTTATCTTTGCTATCTCCTCCGACGCCACACCTTCGAAGCACTCCTCATGCACACATCCTGCAACGTTTATCTCCCCATCCAGCTCTCCTGCAAGGTCCTCCTTGACAAAAGCCGCAGCCAAAACCATGGCGGAAAGGTTGCCCTTCATGTCCGTTGAACCTCTACCGTAAATTTTGCCGTCCTTTATCTGGGCACCGTAGGGATCCACACTCCACTTGGACATGTCAGAAATTCCCACGTGGTCCATGTGCCCCTCGAAAAGTATCTTTCTCCCACCCTTGCCCAATACGACGGTACCTATCACGTTGCCGTACCTGTCAAACTCCACCTTGTCGTATCCCAGGCTTTCCATTTCCTGGGCTATCCGCTGGGCAACCCCCTTCTCCTCTCCAGAAAGACTGGGGATCCTTATCAAATCCTGGCAAAACTTTATTAGCCTTTCTCGTCTGCTTTCACTCAACACTAGACTTTCCCCTCCTATTCATGGCCCCTCATTATAGCCCGTTTTCTGTGGAAAGAATCTGCTCTGCTATGCCGTAATATCCCATGCACCCCAGATACATTTCCTCTATTTCAATATACTCGTCACTCACGTGAGCCAGGCTTTCCCTCGACGGACCGAAAACTATGGTGGGTATGGAAGCAACCCCTCCGTAGTAGCACCCGTTGGTCCCAAAGCCTGCCCCCTCGGCCAGCCGCGGTGGTAGCCCCGCCCTCGACAGGCCTTTCAGGCAGCTTTTAACGAAAGGATGATCCTCGGGCAAAAGCCAGGCTGGCGCAAAGTGTTCTCCAGATATGGCAGCACCTGTATAGCACTGGTATTCCGAAGAAGAGATCCATGCTCTTGCGTTTAAAGAAGGAATATGTTTTGCCGCTTCCTCCAGGAGGCGCTCCACTTGAAGCAGAACGCTGGAACGAGTCTCTCCAGGCAAAAGCCTTCTATCGAAGATCGCCCTGCAGACATCTGGCACTATGCCCGTGGCGTTTTCCGGATATGAAACCAGGCTGGTCAGTTCCATGATGCCCTCGCCAAGAAATGGGTCTTTGGCAGGCTTGAAGTTGTCCTTGATGAAGCTCACAAGACGCGCCATGAGCACTGCTGCGTTCACACCATAATCTGGCCTGGCAGAATGAGCCTGTTTTCCTGAGACCTCTACGACTATCTCGGCTCTGCCTCGCTGCCCCCGTTCCAGGGCAAGACCCGACGCCTCACCGGTCACAACGAAATCTGGGGCACATTTTTCTGCTACAAGCATGGAGGAAACGCCTTCAAATTTTTCCTGACAAACTGTGGCTGAAACCACCAACCGCCCACAAAGATCCTTAAGACGGTCTTCCTTCAAGAACGAGGCGGCACACATCATCGCCGCAAGGGCACCCTTCTGGTCTGTAGCGCCCCTACCGTAAATTTTGCCGCCCTCCAAGAATCCTCCAAAGGGATAGTGATTCCATTGAAAGGGATTTCCTACGTCTACGTGGTCCAGCTGAGCCTCAAAGAGAAGACATGGGCCCTTGCCGAAATCCATGGTTCCTATTACGCTGCCGTAAAAATCAACCTGGACATCATCAAAGCCCATGCTCTGCATGGTATCTCTTACGAAGGCCGCAAGGAGCCGCTCCTGGCCCGAAAGGCTTGGGATGCGCACCAGGTTACTACAAAGCTTCACTAGCTCCTCTTTTCGGCCTGAGGTTAGCATAGTTAGTTCTCCTGACTTTTAAATATGGAGATACATTATCTAATTGAAGTTTATCCTATAATATATTAATATCAATACGCAAAATCTTATCGAAATGATAGGTTTTTCTTATAGCTTGAACGAAGCAATGTCTCATTGCCCGGCATTAAGTGAAGCAAGAGGTGTACACTTTTATTTGAATAGAGGAGATGCCGTGTGATTACTTTCTTCCAATTGCAGACTTTCTGTGAGGTAATAGAAAGGGGGACTTTCAGTGCAGCAGCAGAAAAGCTGTATATATCCCAACCTTCCGTAAGCCAGCACATAGCGAACCTGGAAAAACATTTTGGAGTAAAGCTCTTCGACCGCCGAAAACGCAAGGTGCGCCTCACCCCTGAAGGCAGGGTCTTATACTCCACGGCAAAAGAAGTGCTGGAGCAATTAGACAGGGCAAAAAAAAGGATAGACGACCTGAGGTCCCTGGAGGCGGGGACGTTGAACATAGGATGCAGCCACTACGTGGACTCCCTGCTTTTATGGCAGGTGCTACCAGAATTTGTCTCCCAACACCCTAAAGTCAGCGTGAGCACTTTTATAGGAACTATAGAAGAACTGAAAAGCGCGCTTCTTTCCTCCGATATAGAACTTATCTTTGCAGAGAGGACCCCTGACTTTGTGCCAAGCTCGCAATTTTCAAGCAAGGTAGTGGCCTCAGAAAAATTAGTTTTCGTGGCAACCTCAGACCTTGCAGGCAAAAAAACGTCTTTTTTCACTCCAAAAGATCTGGAAAGATATCCTCTTATAGGCTGGCATCCATCATCGTGCCTCTTTTCATACCTAAACGACTTTCAGATGCAAAATCAGCTCCGCCTCAGGCGCAAGATCACCGTATCAAGCATTGAGGCAGCCAGAGAGCTGGCCTTGAAGGGGCACGGGATAGCCCTACTGAACCTTCGCTCCGTAGAGGATGACATAGCCATGGGA
The DNA window shown above is from Thermovirga lienii DSM 17291 and carries:
- a CDS encoding peptidase dimerization domain protein (PFAM: Peptidase family M20/M25/M40; Peptidase dimerisation domain~TIGRFAM: putative selenium metabolism hydrolase~COGs: COG0624 Acetylornithine deacetylase/Succinyl-diaminopimelate desuccinylase and related deacylase~InterPro IPR002933: IPR011650~KEGG: aco:Amico_0196 peptidase dimerization domain protein~PFAM: peptidase dimerisation domain protein; peptidase M20~SPTR: Peptidase M20) — translated: MLTSGRKEELVKLCSNLVRIPSLSGQERLLAAFVRDTMQSMGFDDVQVDFYGSVIGTMDFGKGPCLLFEAQLDHVDVGNPFQWNHYPFGGFLEGGKIYGRGATDQKGALAAMMCAASFLKEDRLKDLCGRLVVSATVCQEKFEGVSSMLVAEKCAPDFVVTGEASGLALERGQRGRAEIVVEVSGKQAHSARPDYGVNAAVLMARLVSFIKDNFKPAKDPFLGEGIMELTSLVSYPENATGIVPDVCRAIFDRRLLPGETRSSVLLQVERLLEEAAKHIPSLNARAWISSSEYQCYTGAAISGEHFAPAWLLPEDHPFVKSCLKGLSRAGLPPRLAEGAGFGTNGCYYGGVASIPTIVFGPSRESLAHVSDEYIEIEEMYLGCMGYYGIAEQILSTENGL
- a CDS encoding transcriptional regulator, LysR family (PFAM: LysR substrate binding domain; Bacterial regulatory helix-turn-helix protein, lysR family~COGs: COG0583 Transcriptional regulator~InterPro IPR000847: IPR005119~KEGG: aco:Amico_0195 transcriptional regulator, LysR family~PFAM: LysR substrate-binding; regulatory protein LysR~SPTR: Transcriptional regulator, LysR family); this encodes MITFFQLQTFCEVIERGTFSAAAEKLYISQPSVSQHIANLEKHFGVKLFDRRKRKVRLTPEGRVLYSTAKEVLEQLDRAKKRIDDLRSLEAGTLNIGCSHYVDSLLLWQVLPEFVSQHPKVSVSTFIGTIEELKSALLSSDIELIFAERTPDFVPSSQFSSKVVASEKLVFVATSDLAGKKTSFFTPKDLERYPLIGWHPSSCLFSYLNDFQMQNQLRLRRKITVSSIEAARELALKGHGIALLNLRSVEDDIAMGRLIKLEVKTPQPLKLDILALFHQTQGLTYAGWEMIKFLERKLLFNEGSQ